CTCCAAAAgaatgaaagtcatacaggATTGGAATGacagagtaaatgatgacagaattctcatttgAATGATCCCTATAATCAACGGTGGCTCTGAAGGAACCATCCATGTACTTTATGTTGCTTTGGATGAAGCTCATGTAAGAGAATAAGTGTCAAAAtgactctctttctctctggtTTAGCTCTATGACGGTGCGTAAGGGAAAAAAGCTCACCATCTCCATCCAGGAACACATGGCCATAGACGTCTGTCCTGGCCCCATACGCCCAATTAGACAGATCTCTGCCTATTTCCCTCGACTCTCCCCGACCGCTGAGCCCATCTCTCCTAACCCTGCTTCTCAATTGGCTCTCAGCCCAGGGGTTGGGACCTCTGGAGGAACAAGTGGAAGTCTCTTGTCCCCTCTGCAGGCAGGGGCGAGGGGAGGGGGTGGGACTCTGTCAGCAGCGAGCAGCATTGAGACGTCGGTGGACATCTGCAGTTCAGACAGCGATGACAGTAGTAAGTTTTGACATTTGAGTGCTTAAATCCCAgaacaatcacacacacatcaaAGGGAAACTCTTTAGTCACACATCAACACACAACAAGGTATCATGAAAGCATAATCATGTTACATAAGTTGTACAGTGGCCTCTTAGCATATAAACAGTGTGAGTCAAATGTCAAATGTGAGTGCGTCATGTGAGTTTTGAGAAAACATGCATCTCAGAGAGGTGACTGACAAATGAGGATGTGTTTTATTAGTCCTAGGTCAACATTTATAATTTGGAAATTATAATAAGACAATCTTGTTCAAACTCTGAGTAGTTGTTCCAAATATCCAAATATTTTCAGCTGTAATAAAAtactgtttgattttttttaaagcaaatgtgtgtgtatatttgttgTGACGCGCGCTGTCATTTGATTCGAATGTCGCATTGAGCCGTTGGTGGAGAAAAGCAGTTacaagatttatttttattgttgttatttattttttacagttttgtaGTTGATAAGTTTTTCTAACAAACTCACAGCTTTAATATCTTAGTTTCATTGCGAAACCCCCCACCCCCAAAAAAACAATGTCGTTTTGGCGCCCTTGACTTTCATATGATGTCACGTGACAGATCACGGAGACGAGCTAACGTTAGCGGTTCGGtaatctcttcctctttactgCTAGTTAGGCTATATAACGcgataaaaatatgaataatcatcagaaggtatgttaaaatgatTCAGTAAAACTTACTGTAATGTATCTTTTCTCAAGTAATCGCACAATTAACGTTTCAATCGTGgaaagacacacacaaaaaatgtcaCCGGACCGTACATTACTTCAGGCAAGTTGGTCGTTAGTTTgctagaaaaaaagaaagaactttagagagagagagagagagagagagagagagagagaaacaaatcGTAAAATCATAAATGCATTGTTAAATGTATTTGCCtacattatattaaaaattatatttttatttaacctgTTATCTTAatgtggtatatatatatatatatatatatatatatatatatatatatatatacttacatATCCTAGTTAtgtgaaaaaatgtttaaatgtcaaaaaatatgtcaaaaaagTCTAACCTTGtttcaaaaaatgtttgaaaagtaCTCTTTAGTGAcaatttactcaaaaaaaaaaaaaaaacccactacTTTAAATTTAGAATAGAAACATATTTATATCATTATTAATTTTAGACTTTCCTTTTTTAGTTGCGGAAATTGCGTTTCTGGGACAAAACGAACATGGCCTATATGTataatcaaatataatttattgttttattacatatatatatatatatatattatatatatatatatatatatatatatatatatatatatatatatatatatggataacATATTATCCATGGTAATGTCAGTCCACAAAGAGGCACCCTACCTAACGTTATATGCCCTGCAGAAATACATAGCTATATAGTACACAGCAAATTATTGTGTTGAtcatatattacatgtttttattttttgttggtGTTTCCTTAGAGTGCCTGGCAAAAATGAAACATGAATTATTATGTTAATAATTCTGCAATATTAAGCTTGTACTTTGCGTTGCCAATATGCATAGTACAGGCTTAATATTGCAATTTGCAGTGTTGCTATCCATCTTACCATCTGTCAGATATGCACAGCTCCTAATTGTGTTCCATAATGGATCGTTTAATTTGCTGCTTGTCAGGTATTATGGTATATGGTAGTGATGTTATTAACATTTACACTATCATTCCTATGATTGTGTAGCTGCACTGGGGACGTTAGAATTTGAACTGAGGTATGAGAGAGCAACCAGTTCACTCCACTGTAACATCATCAGAGCCAAGGTAACGTCCAACTCACACCTCTGCAGTTCACTACACACTCACACCTATCCATGACTCACACTGCAAAAACCCGCAGGTGATTTACCCTTTAGCAGTTTGCTCTACTTCAACAGGGCTCCATacctttgtttatttatatatttttttatttaaaaccacttgttttttgtttaggGTCTGAAACCCATGGATTTTAATGGCCTGGCAGATCCTTATGTCAAACTTCATCTTCTACCAGGAGCCTGCAAGGTGAGATCCTGTTTGGAGTAATTAAACCTTTTATGCATGAAAGGGGGGGGTTCAGAGCCTTATCAATTCATTAattgttaatttaaacaatgATGGATTATGCGAATGTATGTAAATTGGCATCCCTAGTTCAAACCAAATCTATGCCCTTGATTCAAGGGATTATATCATCCAAACTATCATGATCTCTGAGCTAAACAAGCTAATTATGTATTATTGTAGTTTTTACACACTATATGGCCAAAAATACAAGGACACCAAACACCAACAAACCCATATGTGCTTGTTAAACATTTAGGGCCCTATTATACAACCGGCACAATGTAACGTCAGGggcgacgcaagtgttttttgctagtttcagcccgttagtaatatgtgcctataggcgggtgcacaactcgcgtacactctgcttgttGCACACACAGGGAcgtgcagcagcacacaaaaaatttaattaaatattaaaaatacaagGATAGCGAATCTGCCATGGTGTAAGCACAACTGCCATTTAAAGGGAACGGGAGATGAGACTcagattggtttattgcacattatgctcaaaacacacccatgactcattgaGAGACTAGGTACAGCCCTTTTGGATCATGCTCCTGGCGCGCCGACCATTTTTTccatcgttaaactagcaaaagaggATTCGGACAagccctaagtgcacctgcgccatgcgcttcagaccatgtgcttagatcgttaaaatagggcccttaatCTCAAAACTGTGGGAAATAATAAAGAGTTGATCTTCCCTAACAGCTTCCCCTTTTCTAGGAAGACTTTCTATTAGATGTTAGAGCAGGTATGCAGGGATTTGTTCCCATTCAGACACAAGAGCATCAGAGAGGCATTGATGTTGGGTGATGGGGCCTGACTCACAGTCGGAGTTCCAATTCATCCCAGTAGTGTTCAATGGGATTCAGGTTTAGGCTTTGTGCCTGTCACGTTTTTCTACACCGTTTCATTATAGATCTTGCTTTGTGCACAGTATTATCATGCTGGAACAGAAAAGCACGTTCCTCAGATCATTCCAAAAATTGTTTTCAGTGGAATTAAGGAGTCTATCCAAAAACATAAATTAGAAGGTGAtgtcaaaatatttttgtccatattgtgtgttttattgatgaaaatataaattcaaaATGAGGAAACCTGACAAGTTCCTCTGGAATATCTAGTACTTTTTAATCCAGAAACAAAGCTGAatgccaaagctgaattttcagcatcattactccagtcttcagtgtcacatgatccttcagaaatcattctaatatgatgatttgctgctcatttCTTACTATTAACAATGTTTTGCAGAACAGTTAATATATTTGTGGAACCATAATACAAATTTTTTCAGTATTATTAGATTTttgagttcaaaagaacagcatttatttgaaatcttttacaatattagaaatgtctttactgtgacTTTTGATCAGTATGTAAATATGCATCAAAGAATTACAGTGTTCCAAAATTTTCActctttaaatcattttattcatttattatttgtataaataatgtgacagcagtttaaatgttttataccCACAGGCAAATAAACTGAAAACCAAAACTGTACGTAATTCTCTAAATCCTGTTTGGAATGAGACTCTTACTTACGTTGGCATCACGGAGGAGGATATGCACAGGAAGACTCTGAGGTTAGTGAAGACATCTGTGCACCCTTGAATCCCTCTTACTTTATCGGCGACTTCAAGCAGGCTGTAAATCTATTCTGGAAATGTCTTAAAAATTCATCTCTCTGAGAGCAGTGATTTGACAGTAGCCTGCATATCTTGCTTCGACAGtaggtgtgtaggtgtgtgaCAGAGAGTGCGACTGCTTAGCAGACCTTCCTTTCGCTTATGAACCTTCAGGAATGATCTAGTTTCTTGGTACAACTACTGTTATGCACATCTTGGAAATCCAGCATATATTTATTCtgaatatttttgcagtgttcTTCCTGACTGCTGTAGCACTCAGGTTTATCCTGTGATTATCCACAGAAAATTACCTGTGTGCTCATGTTATAAATGAACAGTATCCCCTGGCAATATGGGACTGGCACTGCTGGTGTTTTCAGACTTGCCCTTTTTTCAGTGGCAGGGTGACAGTAGTCAGAGAAAAGGCATTTAGCTGTTTATCTCCAAGGGAGAGTAAAGGAGCAGAGGAGAGTGTCGGTTCCACAAAAACGCAAGCAaacctttgaaaaaaaaaaaagagaaggcGCTTACTTCCGACCAAACTGGCGAAGCCAGAAATATCACCCTAATCCCATTCATAAATATACATTTCTGTCTGAGCCATTTCCAGCTCTTGCTGCTCTGCGGATGGTATTTTTATAGCCTTTTTTATCACTTTCACCCATACTACATTTACAGCTTTAATGTTTATCTTTGCTCTCCTTCCAGTATAATTGAATaactctctcactctctttttatgttgttgttgttgtttttctcagGTTATCAGTGTGCGATGAGGATAAACTGACTCATAATGAGTTTATTGGAGAGTCTCGTGTGGCCCTACGGCGTGTGAAACCAGACCAGACAAAACGTTTCTACACCTGTTTAGAACATCCACCACCTGtaagacacacatacacacatagtCAGTTTGAGTCTGTGAGAACAGTGCCTGATCTAAATGTCATGTCATTGTGATCAATGCCTAATCTAAATCTAATTAATATAAGCTTGTTCTAGCTAATCAAAAGAACTTTTTTCTTAACCAGTAAGTGTTGTAGACAGACTGGCAGACAGATGGATTGATCGATTGATTGATAGAATTGAAATTCAGTACATTACAAATTATGCATTGAAACGAAAACAATTCACTTCCGAAATTTGCTTGTTGAAATCCTGTTGAAAATAGAGAAAAGGAAATGTCtaatttgaacatttaaaacttttatAACAATTAAATTTTGAGGGTCTTCCACAACACCAACAACAAATACTAATCCAACAAtaaagccgcgcacacactcaacgattgtaaggccgattatgaatgtaaattgatacccatgactgatcgcgctcaaatgcgtccagtcagagccagttgcgttcagtctgcgattacagtcagtgttcaaattccatgtgaaagtatataaatctgcttcagtcgcaggaaacaatcgctgtatgttgagcacagtcttagaatgttttaactAGTCGTTAATGTGTAGGGGTGGTGAAAAAAATCGATTATTGATTAATCGCGAGTATGTTACGGACGAGTATGAATCgattattaaattttaaaaaaacgattttttatttatttaaaaaaataataattttgcacttttttattttgtaaaaaatgttataccGGGAGTTGAACGTCACGAACGCGCCCAGTTCCAGTTAGCAAGCGCGTGTAACGGCAGCCAGAGCAGGTGTGTAAAATGGAAGAACCAGGAACGAGCAACCAACCGATCCACCCAGCTCCATCTGGGCTCAAAGCAAGCGTGTGGATTCATTTTGGTTTTCATGGCAGGAGCTCTAAACATGTTGATAAAAccaacacgatcacatgagaatgcgtatcaatagtacgagtttgtaatctcagattatatcatatgcacgcgaaaactcattttggcgtatatattctacgagattacaaactcgttcTATTAATACGCATTTTTGTGTGATCGGGCTCGATAAAACGCATGCCATCTGTCGACATTGCCACACTAAACTGAAGTACTGCGGCGATACGAGCAACTTGAGGGCCCACATTTCCCGCTTTCATCCAGAGGAGGCAGGGTGGGTTAAAGACGACCGCCTGAAGCCCGTCATCCCACCGAATCAGCGCACTCTCCACGATATGACAAAATTGTCAGCACAACGGAGCACACTCACGACACAACATGTGGACCAGCTGGTCTTCCTCCATAAGAATCTGGTCATTCCAGAGCTATGTATGTTTAGTACAACTTGATTGCTCACAAGTTAGTGTGTTGCATTTTGTCACTGTGTTCTACAGTACAGTAAGCTGAAGCTACAGTAAGttgttcaaaaatgttcattttgtcTTCTTAATGATTAAATTGGACAATTTTCTTCCAGAAAGACAAGGTGTTCAGGTGGAGAAAAAACTTTTTCTTTAAGTTACCTTGACATGTTTCGACTGCAACCTGCAGTCTTCCTCCACCTGAACATGTTGTCTTTCTAGAAGAAAATTGTCCAATTTCTACAGTTGGACAATTGATCTACTTCctaatttatttgttattgtttagttcaacttgatgagtcacaacacaatgtgatgtattcatttctgtgttctacagaacataaacatacaaataattctgAAGTTATAACTACACGTCACAGAAAGTGCTTTGAGTTGTTGTTACTCAATAAAAAGGTTAATTAATTCAGtagctgacttttttttaatactgcaatcACTTTGTAGTGTACTTTCGTTTACTGTTGTGAAATGGAAAATCAATAATCGCTAATCGAGAATTGTTAATAATCGAAAATCAACTGTAATCGAATCGGGACTTCAATaatcgtaatcgaatcgaatcgggAAATCAGACAGATTAACCACCCCTAttaatgtgtgcccggcttaagaGGATGTTCCAAAGATTTCTAGTTCTGTCTTTCCGTCGGAGCTGTTTCCTCAGTTTTTGTGGTCAGGGTGCAACCCAAATGCACTTagctaaaaataaaatgcattccAAAGTGCTGTTGGTTAATTTAGAATTGATGGATGAACTTGCACCTCGACTGGACATGTTTATTAAGTCACTTGTCAATTGTGATAAGACCTTCCTCAGTTATAAATGTTGCCATCTTTGGTGTTTACTTTAATCAGTGTTAGGAAGTCAGAGCTAGGGTTGCCAACTGATTCTGTATAATACGGAATCGTCCTGTATTTAAGGCAATCAATGAAGCGTTCCTTCTGAAAGCCATACGGAACACAGTTTGTCCTTATTCTCAAGCATACACTCTAAATTGAGAATTAATCATTCCTTTGACTTTGAGACAAATTTCCAAACATAGCCATTCGCGGAAGGCTTTAAGACCAAGCAGACTCCTCTGCCGGCTGGTCTCTCCTGCTTCACACAGTGTTGCCAACTGCTTTTAAttgaaagtagctaaaactggTAAGTTTCTGAAATTTGGTTGATTTTGTATGAAATTACCCAAACATTTATACATCTTTTATACACATACTTAACTGCAGATACTGAAATGGCATACACTGTGTGGTAAAGTACAAATATTTTGAGTGTCCCTTATTCTGTCCCTTATTTTCCTATAAAGAACCACAATTGTCCCTTATTTTCCTTTCCAGAAGTTGGCAACCCTATTCACAGCTTTGCAAGATTAGAAAAGGAGCTTGATTTTCACATTGATTATCAATCCCAAACATAAGCTGCGTTTAAACGCACCCTAAAAATCTGTTTGTAATCAGACTAGTAGCACAGCCGGAATAATAAAGTCACAAGTAACCACGTCAATCAGAATGAATTTGCCAAAtccaattaaaatttaattcGGATTATAAGAGCTGgtttaaaccttttctaatGCGATCATAGGGACATGTAAACACTTGATCAGATTGAAAACCGAAACTGGAAAGTACTGCGCATGTGCAATCATGTACAAATGGCGTTTGATGCACAGAATGAGCTGTTGTTGTTGAATGTCATAAACGACTGTCATAAATGATGAAGCATCATAAATGACTGTCGTGTCATTCTAAAAATTTTCTTCCACTCATCGTCTGTGAAATGGAGCAACATCACATTAGTCCTTGTTTCGGACTCTCAGCCACAGACACCTTATTTTGAGTGGGAAGGGGCGTTTTTACTGCTTGATATATATAAGCAGCACGGCACAAAGTTTCATGTGCTCATTGTTTCCTAAATCAGGACCCtaaatagataaatataaataatactttaaaacaaagaaaagaagatATGTAGGAGAATGGTTAGTATGCGGAAACAGTGGGAAACTCTATGTATTTCTGTGCAGTGTGATTCGAAGCTTGTGACATATAAATCCGCACATCAACCTGATCGCTTTATTTAGCGGTCACATTCGGATTCATCAATCGGAATGAATTCTTTCTGATTGAAACAAAAGGTGTCTATGTAAAAATAGCTACTGACTGTTTGAATGTAGCAAATGACAAGTACATACAGACACTCTGCTCACTTCATCTCTGTTTCTTTTCTGTCTGTGTCTGCCAGC
The window above is part of the Chanodichthys erythropterus isolate Z2021 chromosome 3, ASM2448905v1, whole genome shotgun sequence genome. Proteins encoded here:
- the doc2a gene encoding double C2-like domain-containing protein alpha isoform X1, whose product is MTVRKGKKLTISIQEHMAIDVCPGPIRPIRQISAYFPRLSPTAEPISPNPASQLALSPGVGTSGGTSGSLLSPLQAGARGGGGTLSAASSIETSVDICSSDSDDSTALGTLEFELRYERATSSLHCNIIRAKGLKPMDFNGLADPYVKLHLLPGACKANKLKTKTVRNSLNPVWNETLTYVGITEEDMHRKTLRLSVCDEDKLTHNEFIGESRVALRRVKPDQTKRFYTCLEHPPPLPSPTAMGTALRGISCYLREWENEQLTSLEERGRLLLSLQFLSPPAEGEGEGRRGGLYVGVLRCAHLAAMDVNGFSDPYVKIYLKPDVKKKSKHKTAVIKKTLNPEFNEEFFYEISLSELVHKTLEVTVWDYDLGRSNDFIGGVCLSCHVQGDALRHWMDCLRNKGQRVERWHILANELPQTTCHD
- the doc2a gene encoding double C2-like domain-containing protein alpha isoform X2 produces the protein MTVRKGKKLTISIQEHMAIDVCPGPIRPIRQISAYFPRLSPTAEPISPNPASQLALSPGVGTSGGTSGSLLSPLQAGARGGGGTLSAASSIETSVDICSSDSDDSTALGTLEFELRYERATSSLHCNIIRAKGLKPMDFNGLADPYVKLHLLPGACKANKLKTKTVRNSLNPVWNETLTYVGITEEDMHRKTLRLSVCDEDKLTHNEFIGESRVALRRVKPDQTKRFYTCLEHPPPLPSPTAMGTALRGISCYLREQWENEQLTSLEERGRLLLSLQFLSPPAEGEGEGRRGGLYVGVLRCAHLAAMDVNGFSDPYVKIYLKPDVKKKSKHKTAVIKKTLNPEFNEEFFYEISLSELVHKTLEVTVWDYDLGRSNDFIGGVCLSCHVQGDALRHWMDCLRNKGQRVERWHILANELPQTTCHD